The sequence below is a genomic window from Andrena cerasifolii isolate SP2316 chromosome 6, iyAndCera1_principal, whole genome shotgun sequence.
GCCACCCCCTGTGTATCAGACTGGTGAAGTGTATATCACGGAAGCAGCGCTCACCTTGTAGACGGCAGACAGAACTTCCTCCGTGACCTGTTCGCAACGAGTAATGTCGTGGTCACCGTCGGGCAAGATTTCAGGCTCGACGATGGGCACGATCCTGGCGCTCTGGCAGATGGAGGCGTAGCGAGCCAGGACGTTAGCGTTCTCTAGGATCGCCAGCTTGCTCGGGGTGTCTTTGGTGATCTTCAAGACGCATCTCCACTTGGCGAACTGGCAACCGTCCTTCTTGTACTGGATGCAACGAGCCTGGAGATCGTCGAGGCCCTGGGTCGTGCACTCGTCGTTGGTACCGAAGAGCGGCACGACACCCTTGTCGACTTTAATGCCCGGCAGGATGCCACGTTGCTTCAGCAGTTCAACGAATGGCGTTCCATCCTCGGCCTTCTGGTACAGGGTCTCGTGGTACAGAATCACACCAGAGATGTGCTGGCTGATAACATCCTTCAGGGAACAGAATAGAAGATTGTCAGCGTAAAAGGGTGAAAGAAACGTGCATCGGAAGGGATTACAAATTGCTGGACTGGGATTCGGAgccaagttttttttatttgtaagaaaaatttatttacggaGGCCAATCCTTCtcgattgaaataaaagaagaatgaaCTCTGTAGAGTTGACACTTTCGGAGATAACAATTCTTTCATAGAGATTGTTTgcgagaaaataaatttcgacaCTCTgtgttcttttaaaaaattgaaacccgGATAATGTTGATTTAACTCTCCGTCCAATTTGGCGTGGGCTACATCgtatttcaattttatcaaaACTCCTTGACATCAAGTGCAAGAAGTGGAATGGCTCGGCAGATACGGAAATGTTTGCGCTTCTAACTCTACCCTTCCAAGTCTAATCTTTGAGaagtaaaaacataaaaaaagattcaagaaaattaaaaactcggAACAAATGACGAAGTAACGAGATACTGGAGAAACCGAATGCGGCCATTACTAAATGACCGGTGGGGTTGAAACGGTGTTGAAAAATAGCGCTATACCTTCGCGGTGGTGAAGAGAAGCTGCCTGTATGCTTTACGGTTTTCCTCGTTGTTTTCAACGTTAATGTCCTTAAGACGTTTGCCGATGGTCGTCGTCGATTCATCAGCGGCAAGGATTCCCTTTCCAGGTGCCACGATCTGCTGGGCAATTGTCCTCAACTCTTCCTTCAGCTCGGGCTCGAGTTTGTCGTACTTTTCCGCAACCATTTTCTGTGAAAGACGTCGAAGTTACGAGGGGCCATTTATCGCAACAACAAAAACCTGAAGATATTCAGCGTAAATTATGTTAGAAAGGTGCCATACACGAATCACAATCCTCGTCAGAACagattaattactaataaaaatttgttacaTAATTTATTCATGGAAAGTTACACTCAAGCGTATAAAACATATCAAATGTTTACGAGAATATTCTATTAAAAGAAGATATTGAAGAACATTCTGTAACGTCgccttttattatttattaaatccatGTAATGCGGCAGTACAAATGCTGGTGCGAAGATCTCCCGGGGCTTTCATATCCTTTTAAAACGAGCCCTTCGAAGCGGCCGAGTGCACATGAAATATCAAATGTCCACTAAGGCTTCCGTGGCGTAATTGAATTTCACAGTCAGTCCCCCATCAACGTCAATATTtcataaaaagaaaatgttagTTTGACCCATTTCTGTGCCTCCATTCGTTCCACCACTTTGACATCGAGCTAATAGGCTGCTATATTCGTAACTAATACGACGCGAGGGTCGTCGGTGTAGCATACATCATTTATAGTTATATTAAGGCATGAAACCCACGGGAGGAACAACTTAGCCGATGTTTCAGGCTGCTCGACCAACTTTATAATTGCAGATAAATAATTCCCCTCGTTTGCAGCGGAAACTTTATAACGAGTCAATAAATAGTATCCATCCCACACGTCCTACAGATCAGAGTACCTATTCACTGTAATTCACATTGCTCTGTTGAATTACAATTGTTAATCCGAACCCCATGTATAATGTTTTTGGACATTGTAATAATGGTTTAACAAAATAATGTCAAAGTACAACGATTCCATTATAATTGCTTCCTCTTtgacatttttaaaaagatcAATTCTTCGGAACGCGAGTCTCGCGCAAAGCTTTGCAAAGCGAGCGCGTCTTCGTTGCACCCTTTACATTGTTCCGTTCTTAATTAGTGGCTTTTGAAATCCCATAGAACCCACGGGACTTTCAGGTAAAGCCAGAATTACGAATTACACGGATGTCTCACGATCTCGACATTTTAACCAGATTTTCTGAATCACAAAAAGCATGAAACCACGGCAAACGACTTGTTCAATAATTAACGAAAGCATGCGTAGGCTTCTCCTTATCATTCGCTCCGGAATTACTTCAATTAATTTAAGCTACTGCAGAGATGAGCCAACAACTTTTATCAACCTGGATCAAGGGTTGCTAAAATAATGCCCCGACCACTGGGAAATCTTAGCGGAGATACCCAATGTTGTCGGACATTGTGAAATACTCCAGTGGAAAATGGGGCCGTTTGTTTCACTACAGGGTAACGTGCAATATGTTGAGCATTAATCTTAATCCACAGAATGGCGTCTAAAGAATGGGTTCGGGCCGGCAAGTGAAAAGGGGGAGGTTGTAAAGAACGTCGTAAACAGACGCATAGCTCTTCGTTGATAAAGGAAGCTTACTGGGGGGCGAGCTCCCTGATAACTTTTCAACTTTATGGGGACTTGGTAGGTCGCCTAAGCGCAGGCGTGGAAGGCTTAACACGATACATGCTGCTGCGCTTCTTTTATATGGAATTATTGCCTTGGACTTCGAATTAAGATCGTACTCTAGATAACTATCAACTAGTGAGACGAGATACACTGTTTAAGTTCGCTGGTACGTTATCGCGAGACAATGATAAATTTCTGTTAATTATTGTCGCGAAGGTGTGGATTAGTATGGACTGTAGAAACGAAGATAAGGGATGCATTCTGAGTTGTTGCATGACTGAGCATTTAGCATGACGAATTCGAGTGGTAAATTGTAAAAGCTGAATAGATCATTGTCTTTCCCAAGGCTAAGGCGGAGAAATATTATGCAGATCTTTTGTAGGATTTATCTTGTACAATAATGCTGAGAAATTAAATGTTGCTCGAACTAATGACAATAAAAGGGACAGGGACGAATTGGTCTacatataggctaagtaggctagGGCAACCAATTTTAAAAAGGTTTAAAAGGTTTCTTTTTACGTAGCAGGTGAGTTGTCATATAGGTgatctttaagaattaattaaaggaaaactactatatataatttaatgggactttttgcattgtattatggatgtcttaagttgtagaaaaatatttttcgttttataatcAATCATTGCAGACCacactggagagtcgttaaagtcgaggtgtaaaaaaattcatccaaatcggggGGAcatgtatctcgaaaagttattatccgattcgactgaaacttttttattttcaagaatatacttctggctagggggaaagcagaaaaaaattacaaaaatcacATTTTTGGAGAAAATagcgacacttgaagtttgaaatcactttttccctgtattttttgtcctttcaacgcctttaaaaattataaattttcaattttttaaattttactcgtCTCTacactagccagaagtatattcttgaaaataaaaaaggtttcagtcgaatcggataataacttttcgagatacaggtcgcaccgattttgagaacactgtttcgagaaagacgtgtttaaagttttacgggagcgccgagtggccggttgttactgatgcatttgccgctacttaaatgcctataacttcgggaattgtacgagtttcaacaaatccttttaaacacgtattcctaaaaggttgaacattcgaaaaatgaaataaagaaaaatcgatttttagaccgaaagGGGAGGCACACCACTACAATGGGCCAAAAACTAAagatatctttggaaatttaataaaagcaAACTGCGTAACgaatctttttttaaactttcaagagtttttattggatatttaagttatacgaaaatcttttttaaatttatttacagcagatttacaagctgtacagtaccagtaactttgcgctgcaaaaaatctggttgacagttttctgaCCAAAAtcttttagaaactatatgcggatggctatggcacgccgggagatttttttgttgttgttgattCAACGAAGGAGGTTAATTTACTAGAAcgaaatttcacaattttttcagAGATTCGCCATTTCGTgatttttcaaagttttcaaaATCGAACTACAGCAtacaaatctgctttaaataaaaatacctttacttttcgggccattTCAGTGGTGCCTcccttaaattaattttaaaattctctcaactcttttaaattatttatttattttatgatatttcacggaaagagCAGCAGATGCTTGTTAGTCTAAGTGcggcaaatctccaaatccgcccctgataaGGGTTTAGGTAAATTTTTGATGATGAAGATGGGTATCACTCCATGTGTATATGGAAATAAAGCAGCCACTAAAAATGACGTAGGATGTGATAAGCTGTAGATATTCGTAATTATTGTTCTCGACGGCGAATACTTTTGgcaatttcaatattttgtcgATTAGAAATATTCTTAGAATTACCCTGTTTGCGATGGCCCTTTGAATTTCTTGTAAAAACAATTTCAGAAATAATAACATCTATATATAAGTGACAAATGATTTTGTGGGACTGCcagaagttttaaaaatttatcaaattatcaTCAACAGGATGTTTTGCTACTTTCATTCTTTAGAGAGTAAAAAACAAGTTATTTACTTTAGTTTTTTTGCTTTAGTTATTATTTCGCATAGAATCTTCCCTATTAACGTATAATCTGTCGAACATCAAGAACAAGGTACAGAAAGCACTACTTTCTGAAGATGCATCGTAAGATCAACCAATCTGGAAATGTTGAGCGTGCACCCTACAAACAGACCGAACATTCGCTCTGATTTCTGAATCAATTTTTTAGCAATATCCCCTCATTCAAGCAGCGTCGAACACGCGCGCACACGACGTGTGCGCAGGAAGCGTTGTAAAGTGGATGATGCAGGCGAGAATTACAAGATCGATAAAACGAGGATACAATGAAACTCTCCATTCAGCAACGACTGTAAACAATCTGTGCTACGCGCGTACACGCAGCCTATAATTTATCCTAACAACGTTACGCTCTCGATTAACAAGCAATAAATTCTCCTTATCGCGAATCGATTTTCCCCTGTTCGCGCGAGGATACAACGAAGTGTTAATAAGATAGAAATTAATAGAAACGTCCTCCCAACCGTTACCATAAGCCGGCTGGAACCCTTGGAGGACATTTCCCCACCCTTACCTTCTTAAAAAGGGATCTAGCTCCTTTCAGTCAATTAGTTTGAAAACACCCTCCCATCGGAGTCGAGGGAAAGCGAGAGGGACAGGGATCCCACAGAGCTTGGATTGGCAGAGGAATTAAAATCGATAAAACGGTTCACAACGACCAACACGACCACCCTAAAGCCCGAGCTGACGCGTCGTCGGCCATAAACCACCGCTGCACCGTCCCCCGTACACAATAACGGCAATAATGGCTCTGTCTCGTGCCAGGTCGATGGTAATCACCGTAAACGATAACGATAATGACTTGCTAACAACACGGTACCCTGGTTTTAATGGACGTCGAATGATCGCGAGAAACATTGCAACGGTTTCGTAAGAACGCGGTGTCGGTGCCCTTCTGGGTCTGCTTTGCATCGCCCTAAGCGGGGCCCCGTTTGCCCGTGGATGGGGCTTAAAGCCTGGGGAAGAAAGGGCGATTACGGGTAGGTGAACCCTGTGTTGTCTTCTTACCTTTCCCACGAACGGGTTGCGATTCCGCGACTCGCGTTACGACACACGTACGTACaacgataataaatataatataatgacggtaataataataattataacgacAATAATACGCTCCTCTGGTGTTGATCAGTCCTCTAGATACCGGCGCCCCTGGGGCCGATTTAGTTTACGCGTTTAATGGTGATAGTTGTACACTATACCACCGACAAATACCGATACGAGAGATTAGAGAGATAAAAGACCGAAGACAAAAGTAAACCGATCGTTACGGCAAAACGTCCTCGGCTACGGCGGTGTGCCTCGGGCCCAGCCGAGAGGGCCCAGGGTCCGCCTTCTCGACTACATCTTTGCGGCCTGTCGGAGTGGAAACGCCGCTCGGGACGCGTGTCTCGTACGGGCACGAGACGACGACTGGCTTTATCCGGCCAGTTTCGCCCCGTCCAAGAGACGGCAGGGGTACCTGGCTGCAGTGCAGTGTCGTAACTGCAAAACAGGGGGGTAGTCGCTACACTCTATCTCTTTCCACCCCTGCCTCGCGGCGTCCTTCTCACCCACCGCGCATCAACCCCTCCTTCTCTCTTCCGCGCGCTCTCATTGTCTCGCCCACACCTCGCGCATCCCGTCCCGCACCTGTCTCGCTCCGTTCCACCCTCCGGGGGCTTGCCGCCCATACAGCACGGAACAAGGGAGTGGGCTAGCCGCAATGCAGCACGCGCAGACGTTCTCGGGGCTACGCCTGTATTATCCCCCTGCGCACCCTGAATCCGTGACCTGAGACATCGGCAACGCCACGCGAGTTAGAGCGCGGCCCTTTTTATCAGGCCGAGAAGAGTAGTCCTCGCCGGGACTCAACTATAGTGAACTAGTCCACTGATTTCTGGCGAGCAAACCCTCCGAACGCTCGTTTCAAATCAGAACTATTAGAAACTACTTGATAGAACGAATtctataaatagagaaagagttCGCAGGGCTTTCACGGAACGCCCAGAATCAAGGAGACGTTTCCCCAGCCAGTTGGTGCAACACTAATGCCGCAGCGaacgataacagtttttctacaaaaaaatacaaatatacgTTTAGCATTCTTAATTAAGATTGTAAACGGGGGTCGATTGTTACGGTTCTTGATCCAAGGATGAGGGAAGGGCGTGAGAAGCAACGTCGCGACGAATCGCTTTGaaaattcgtgaatttcttccCGAA
It includes:
- the Ald1 gene encoding fructose-bisphosphate aldolase isoform X1 — its product is MVAEKYDKLEPELKEELRTIAQQIVAPGKGILAADESTTTIGKRLKDINVENNEENRKAYRQLLFTTAKDVISQHISGVILYHETLYQKAEDGTPFVELLKQRGILPGIKVDKGVVPLFGTNDECTTQGLDDLQARCIQYKKDGCQFAKWRCVLKITKDTPSKLAILENANVLARYASICQSARIVPIVEPEILPDGDHDITRCEQVTEEVLSAVYKALADHHVYLEGTLLKPNMVTAGQSCAKKASAQEIAAATVTALLRTVPPAVPGITFLSGGQSEEEASVNLDAINKYPVPKPWALTFSYGRALQASVLRAWAGKKEQVAAGQDELIKRAKANTAASQGKYVAGSVTSKAANTSLYTKSHAY
- the Ald1 gene encoding fructose-bisphosphate aldolase isoform X2; the encoded protein is MVAEKYDKLEPELKEELRTIAQQIVAPGKGILAADESTTTIGKRLKDINVENNEENRKAYRQLLFTTAKDVISQHISGVILYHETLYQKAEDGTPFVELLKQRGILPGIKVDKGVVPLFGTNDECTTQGLDDLQARCIQYKKDGCQFAKWRCVLKITKDTPSKLAILENANVLARYASICQSARIVPIVEPEILPDGDHDITRCEQVTEEVLSAVYKALADHHVYLEGTLLKPNMVTAGQSCAKKASAQEIAAATVTALLRTVPPAVPGITFLSGGQSEEEASVNLDAINKYPVPKPWALTFSYGRALQASVLRAWAGKKEQVAAGQDELIKRAKANSESALGKYAGGVQGAAGNAALFVANHAY